From one Lineus longissimus chromosome 3, tnLinLong1.2, whole genome shotgun sequence genomic stretch:
- the LOC135484787 gene encoding uncharacterized protein LOC135484787 codes for MAPLPEERVNVSPPFTNIGVDYAGPLYVREVHVSGKHGAGSNKAYILIFTCMATRAVHLELTANLTTEEFLQALRRMMNRRGKCCTIYSDNAKTFESAASLLYRLFHNNARIKDKLRLEGIEWKFITPRVPWHGGFYERLVGSVKRALSKILRKASLTFTELQTVLTDAEAQINSRPLSDISADKEDPLPLTPGHLIIGRNLQLLPSVYKPELSLERRWAYQQRISKQFWKRWTSEYLVELQRRSKWTEIRDNLQEGDIVLVAEDNIRKLDWALGRVMATHPGRDGLVRSVTVKTKRGLMRRPIQKLRLLEPAE; via the coding sequence ATGGCGCCGTTGCCAGAGGAAAGGGTTAATGTATCGCCACCATTTACCAACATTGGAGTGGACTATGCTGGACCACTCTATGTTAGAGAAGTACATGTCAGTGGAAAACATGGAGCTGGAAGCAACAAGGCTTACATCCTCATATTCACatgtatggccaccagggcagtGCATTTAGAGCTGACAGCAAATTTGACAACAGAGGAGTTCCTACAAGCATTGAGACGCATGATGAATCGGCGTGGAAAGTGTTGTACCATCTACTCCGATAATGCAAAAACATTTGAGAGTGCAGCTTCATTGCTTTACCGTTTGTTCCACAACAATGCGAGAATCAAGGATAAACTCAGACTGGAAGGAATCGAGTGGAAGTTCATAACTCCTAGGGTTCCATGGCATGGAGGATTTTATGAACGACTTGTTGGAAGTGTAAAACGAGCTCTCTCAAAGATTCTCAGAAAGGCCAGCCTGACATTTACCGAGCTTCAGACCGTGCTCACTGATGCAGAAGCTCAAATCAATTCTCGACCCTTATCGGATATCTCGGCTGACAAGGAGGATCCTCTTCCATTAACCCCTGGTCACTTGATCATAGGAAGAAATCTGCAGTTGCTGCCATCTGTATACAAGCCAGAGTTGTCACTTGAAAGGAGATGGGCCTATCAACAGAGGATATCCAAACAGTTTTGGAAAAGGTGGACAAGTGAATACCTTGTGGAATTACAGCGCCGTTCAAAATGGACAGAGATACGAGATAATCTGCAAGAGGGAGACATCGTTCTTGTGGCGGAGGACAACATCAGAAAACTAGATTGGGCACTAGGACGTGTGATGGCCACACACCCAGGAAGAGACGGGTTGGTTAGGTCAGTCACAGTGAAAACCAAGAGAGGATTGATGAGAAGGCCTATTCAGAAGTTGCGTTTGTTGGAACCCGCAGAATAG